In Gadus chalcogrammus isolate NIFS_2021 chromosome 23, NIFS_Gcha_1.0, whole genome shotgun sequence, a genomic segment contains:
- the pex2 gene encoding peroxisome biogenesis factor 2: MDVLTAASQSENFSGSGSDGGADPQIPVLRINQLDAFELDSSLEQLIWGQFTQCFRGCRPGLLTPAEPELKALLALLLWRFTLYSDGATVGQALLSLRYHDNTRQTAATSASPLTPASSYRPLTPGQRLGLALFTVGPRWLRERSHSLLLALGLSSGPAGGGAAPTDGGPLRRGLRRSLTLLSAAAQIAGLLNFLVFLRNGRHPALAERAVGARAVFSRPNAGRDVSYQVMNRELLWHGFAEFLIFLLPLVNARKAKAAFYSLVLGREAERPGTVDGVGVWRECGFCGEWPTMPHTTGCGHVFCYYCVKSHAVADAYLTCPRCGAEAGLPKPVNMEVEMEAR, from the coding sequence ATGTGCTGACGGCGGCGAGCCAGAGCGAGAACTTCTCGGGGTCGGGGTCGGACGGCGGCGCCGACCCCCAGATCCCGGTGCTGCGCATCAACCAGCTGGACGCCTTCGAGCTGGACTCGTCCCTGGAGCAGCTGATCTGGGGCCAGTTCACCCAGTGCTTCCGCGGCTGCCGGCCGGGCCTGCTGACGCCCGCCGAGCCGGAGCTCAAGGCCCTGCTCGCGCTGCTCCTCTGGAGGTTCACCCTCTACTCCGACGGCGCCACGGTGGGGCAGGCCCTGCTGAGCCTGCGTTACCACGACAACACCCGCCAAACCGCCGCCACCTCGGCCTCCCCTTTGACCCCCGCCTCCAGCTACAGACCCCTGACGCCGGGCCAGAGGCTGGGCCTGGCCCTTTTCACCGTGGGCCCCCGCTGGCTCCGAGAGCGATCGCACAGCCTGCTGCTCGCCCTGGGCTTGAGCTCGGGGCCGGCGGGCGGAGGGGCCGCACCGACGGACGGCGGCCCCCTCCGCCGGGGCCTCCGCCGCTCCCTGACGCTCCTCTCGGCCGCCGCCCAGATCGCCGGCCTCCTCAACTTCCTGGTGTTCCTGCGCAACGGACGCCACCCGGCGCTGGCGGAGCGCGCGGTGGGGGCGCGGGCCGTCTTCAGCCGGCCCAACGCCGGCCGCGACGTCAGCTACCAGGTCATGAACCGCGAGCTGCTGTGGCACGGCTTCGCCGAGTTCCTCATCTTCCTGCTGCCGCTGGTCAACGCGCGGAAGGCCAAGGCGGCGTTCTACTCCCTGGTGCTCGGCCGGGAGGCGGAGAGGCCCGGCACGGTGGACGGCGTCGGCGTGTGGCGGGAGTGCGGCTTCTGCGGGGAGTGGCCCACCATGCCGCACACGACGGGCTGCGGGCACGTCTTCTGCTACTACTGCGTGAAGAGCCACGCCGTGGCCGACGCCTACCTCACCTGCCCCAGGTGCGGCGCGGAGGCGGGGCTCCCGAAGCCTGTCAacatggaggtggagatggaggcgAGGTGA